One genomic segment of Corynebacterium durum includes these proteins:
- a CDS encoding ABC transporter permease — translation MSVTSMRSPMRTISLRTIAAHKLRLVLTILSVVLGTAFIAGSSMFTSSLSQSFTSMISSAYDDVDLVVQPTDQSIGGLPLPLIEQLRADPDVRGVSVANYQSSVAITGSDGKALQTGGLDSSAFAVDPPQQAMSFLPLKDGAYPQQPDEIAVNTTAAEKGNIKVGDTITVVTPQDRSPAKVTGIFEFGADAGGTIGVLYSEPTYLQKFTDGQHVSQASISLNDGASADSVRERLSTQHPTVKFETGQALVEQTTKQIKTALSFVNYFLWAFAGISLLVGTFIISNTFSMIVAQRNREFALLRSIGTKQSQITRAVIFEAIIVGIIGSLLGIAAGVGIVRLIYAIMEARGFGFPSTGLGLTAQSIAIPLIVGIIVTVLSAWAPARRAGAVRPVQAMRSGDQSSSDSLLVRTVFGGVVLALGVALVVIPAVISAGGIGLKASIIGVGAFFLVIGLWLAGPMLSIPLVGGLGRIVGAPFGVVGKLAATNSRRNPRRTATTSFALTLGLMMVSSIGMLGATMRDSTSDMLDSSITADFVLTGPQNSSLSIPKDAPERINRVEGVDSTATVSTAPILVNNQALDGNLNGATSPVVMGDISRVYDMKVTDGTIDTNSQNGIVLSQSTAQQLNVGVGDQVTLSKFSVEAVVASGNTFGVAGDPNSERQATVQAITEDNSSEMRFFIPMPTAEQVVKQPDIKITKIFVKTDPGASQTTVRENLEKAVADDIVISVLSKTEYKGQSAQGISQMLNILYGLLALAVVIAVLGIINTLALSVIERRREIGMLRAVGTQRGQIRRMIYIESAVIALFGALIGAAIGLGVGWAFVSILSGDGLDKVVIPWMQVLIMLVGSGFVGVLAAVWPGHKAAKTKPLEAISE, via the coding sequence ATGTCTGTCACATCCATGCGTTCCCCCATGCGCACTATTTCGCTGCGCACTATTGCCGCGCACAAGTTGCGCCTTGTGTTGACTATTTTGTCGGTGGTACTGGGTACCGCGTTTATCGCCGGTTCCAGCATGTTTACCAGCAGTTTGTCGCAGAGCTTCACCTCGATGATTTCGTCGGCGTATGACGACGTTGATCTTGTCGTTCAACCCACTGATCAGAGCATTGGTGGTCTTCCCTTGCCGCTGATTGAGCAACTACGTGCCGATCCCGATGTTAGGGGCGTCAGCGTTGCCAATTACCAGTCTTCGGTGGCTATCACAGGCAGTGACGGGAAGGCGCTACAAACTGGTGGGCTCGATTCTTCAGCGTTTGCTGTCGACCCACCCCAGCAAGCCATGTCATTTTTGCCGTTGAAGGACGGCGCATACCCTCAGCAGCCTGATGAGATTGCTGTGAACACAACTGCCGCTGAGAAGGGCAATATCAAGGTTGGCGACACCATCACGGTCGTCACACCGCAAGACCGTTCCCCAGCCAAAGTCACGGGCATTTTCGAGTTCGGCGCGGATGCCGGTGGCACCATCGGTGTCCTATACTCAGAACCCACCTACCTGCAGAAATTCACCGATGGGCAGCATGTTTCCCAGGCAAGTATCTCGCTTAACGACGGCGCGTCTGCCGATAGCGTCCGCGAACGCCTCAGCACCCAACACCCCACCGTGAAGTTTGAAACGGGCCAAGCACTGGTTGAGCAGACCACCAAACAGATCAAAACAGCACTGTCCTTCGTGAACTACTTCCTGTGGGCATTTGCTGGCATTTCGCTGCTGGTGGGCACGTTCATCATTTCCAACACCTTCTCCATGATCGTCGCTCAGCGTAACCGCGAGTTCGCTCTGCTCAGGAGCATCGGAACAAAACAATCCCAGATCACTCGCGCTGTGATCTTTGAGGCAATCATTGTGGGCATCATTGGCTCCCTGCTGGGCATTGCTGCTGGTGTGGGCATTGTTCGCCTCATCTACGCCATCATGGAGGCCCGTGGCTTTGGGTTCCCCAGTACTGGTTTGGGTTTGACTGCCCAGTCCATTGCCATCCCACTTATCGTGGGCATTATTGTCACCGTTCTCAGCGCGTGGGCACCCGCTCGCCGCGCTGGAGCGGTGCGGCCTGTTCAGGCAATGCGTAGTGGCGACCAGTCCAGCAGTGACTCCCTGCTGGTACGAACCGTTTTCGGTGGAGTTGTCCTGGCCCTCGGTGTGGCGCTTGTGGTCATCCCTGCCGTCATCAGTGCAGGGGGTATTGGCCTCAAGGCCAGCATCATTGGTGTTGGCGCCTTCTTCCTGGTCATTGGCCTGTGGCTTGCTGGTCCTATGCTGTCCATTCCACTTGTGGGCGGACTCGGCCGGATTGTCGGTGCCCCGTTCGGCGTCGTGGGCAAACTCGCCGCCACTAACTCGCGCCGCAATCCCCGTCGTACGGCAACCACGTCTTTCGCCTTGACGCTGGGGTTGATGATGGTCAGCTCCATCGGCATGCTGGGTGCCACGATGCGTGACAGCACGTCGGATATGTTAGATAGCTCCATCACTGCGGATTTCGTTCTCACTGGACCGCAGAACTCGTCGTTATCTATCCCGAAGGATGCCCCCGAGCGCATTAACCGTGTTGAGGGCGTGGACTCCACCGCTACTGTCTCTACTGCGCCGATTCTGGTGAACAACCAGGCTCTTGATGGCAACCTTAATGGGGCCACTTCTCCTGTCGTCATGGGTGATATATCCCGTGTCTACGACATGAAGGTCACCGACGGCACCATCGACACGAATTCTCAGAACGGGATTGTGCTGTCACAAAGCACTGCGCAGCAGCTGAATGTTGGTGTGGGCGACCAGGTCACACTCAGCAAATTCAGCGTTGAGGCAGTGGTCGCGTCTGGTAACACTTTCGGCGTCGCTGGTGATCCCAACAGCGAGCGCCAGGCCACCGTCCAGGCCATCACGGAGGACAACAGTTCTGAAATGCGCTTCTTCATTCCGATGCCTACGGCAGAACAAGTGGTGAAACAGCCGGACATCAAGATCACTAAGATTTTTGTGAAAACTGATCCTGGCGCCAGCCAGACCACTGTTCGCGAGAACCTGGAAAAAGCCGTTGCCGACGACATTGTCATCTCAGTGCTCAGCAAGACCGAGTACAAGGGCCAATCCGCGCAGGGTATCAGTCAGATGCTCAATATCCTCTACGGTCTGCTGGCCTTGGCAGTGGTGATTGCCGTCCTGGGCATCATTAACACCCTGGCGTTGAGCGTCATTGAGCGTCGACGGGAAATCGGCATGTTGCGCGCCGTCGGCACGCAGCGTGGGCAGATTCGCAGGATGATCTACATTGAGTCAGCAGTGATTGCCCTGTTCGGTGCGCTGATTGGTGCGGCCATTGGCTTGGGTGTGGGTTGGGCGTTTGTGTCCATCCTGTCCGGTGATGGCCTGGATAAGGTTGTCATCCCATGGATGCAGGTGCTCATTATGCTGGTCGGATCTGGTTTTGTGGGCGTTCTGGCGGCGGTGTGGCCAGGCCACAAGGCTGCTAAGACGAAGCCACTGGAGGCTATCTCCGAGTAG
- a CDS encoding YbjN domain-containing protein, whose translation MSFPKITMDRLESIVKEEDLVYDIDLNDGELGLGFPDMAVWFNISEDVLRTYAYWRGELTVAEDIRKAYFVANDLNSKLLSPKILVNSNEDSNRAKIMFEHSVLNHPGMTDEQLLAQVRMEIGSFVYASEQMKEIFPHVVDWEEEQED comes from the coding sequence ATGTCATTCCCAAAGATCACTATGGACCGTTTGGAGTCCATCGTGAAGGAGGAAGACCTTGTCTATGACATTGATCTCAACGACGGTGAGCTTGGTTTAGGGTTCCCCGACATGGCTGTGTGGTTCAACATTTCTGAGGATGTCCTGCGGACGTATGCATATTGGCGGGGCGAGTTGACCGTCGCAGAGGACATTCGTAAGGCATACTTTGTGGCCAACGATCTGAACAGCAAGTTGTTGTCCCCAAAGATCCTGGTCAACTCCAATGAGGATAGCAACCGCGCCAAGATCATGTTCGAGCATTCGGTGCTGAACCACCCGGGGATGACCGATGAGCAACTGCTCGCCCAGGTGCGTATGGAAATTGGTTCTTTTGTCTACGCCTCGGAACAGATGAAAGAGATTTTCCCGCACGTTGTTGATTGGGAAGAAGAGCAGGAGGACTAG
- a CDS encoding YbjN domain-containing protein has translation MAWFNNTESQGEENVVQPVSFQRLQSLVARNGWNVGTPEQVENPQFLYAYFDGVYTVFSTEHDNCLMVSAFGINNLTLSLDRFEDAVMWAADHNLGTNFGTSFITSDEDEGTVMLRVDSAILCPAGATDEQLVEWVNVALSANLAAMKRFAEHFDVQIEQR, from the coding sequence ATGGCGTGGTTTAACAACACGGAATCCCAAGGGGAGGAAAATGTGGTGCAGCCGGTGTCTTTCCAGCGCTTGCAGTCGCTGGTCGCCCGGAACGGTTGGAACGTAGGCACCCCCGAACAGGTGGAGAACCCGCAGTTTTTGTACGCATATTTCGACGGCGTGTACACAGTTTTTTCCACCGAGCACGATAACTGCCTGATGGTGTCTGCCTTTGGCATCAACAACCTGACACTGTCGTTGGATCGTTTCGAAGACGCTGTGATGTGGGCTGCTGACCATAATCTGGGAACGAATTTCGGCACGTCATTTATCACCTCTGATGAGGATGAGGGCACCGTCATGTTGCGCGTCGACAGCGCTATTCTCTGCCCGGCAGGTGCGACTGATGAACAGCTAGTGGAGTGGGTTAATGTTGCACTGAGCGCCAACTTGGCAGCGATGAAACGGTTCGCTGAGCATTTTGACGTGCAGATCGAGCAACGTTAG
- a CDS encoding HSP90 family protein → MGPGQQADSQNFQVDLGGMVELLSRNLYSGPRVFVRELLQNGFDAITARRELEPEGSPARIRFITDNNGEFLSITDTGIGLTRVEAETLLSTIGGSSKRDEFGLARSEFLGQFGIGLLSCFMVSLEITVFSRSAKPDAPEDVVLWQGRSDGTWTVRTALPEEVPAELQGPGTTIVLKSLPGERFFDYPVVSKLIDHYGRLLPVDVTCERRSQDAEHLSAQPAPWEMSLDDQQRWCIDNFGFQPFACIPLEVPVSGVRGVAFIIPQGAHPGQLLKHHVYLRRMLLSTHVTDLLPEWAYFARVVVDTEFLRPTASRESLFDDSLLEETRQELGDSIRQWLGDLAEYYPLQFQEFVALHVHGLKALALTDDKTRELVCSAVPFQTSLGMKTLQEVLEEHGGIRFTSTDSQFRALLPVASASELCIVNAGFAFDEELLAQVQLDHPGLGISELDPLEVLGVLEKPNGTDATALRPLLDAASAALGDKASPQIRQFQPSTMPVLYLPNSDVAGKAIEQRAIDEAVGAFEGLVDLMNGATLDNDGMDTPQLIFNANCTLNHQLAGSTSQQPQIVESAIRGLFVQALLAGKHPMDSTVRAWSTQVFSNLITASLR, encoded by the coding sequence ATGGGCCCTGGCCAGCAGGCTGATTCGCAGAATTTCCAGGTCGATCTTGGTGGCATGGTTGAGCTTTTATCGCGCAATCTTTATTCAGGGCCACGGGTGTTTGTCCGTGAACTCCTGCAAAACGGCTTCGATGCCATCACTGCGCGACGTGAGCTGGAACCGGAAGGATCGCCCGCGCGGATTCGCTTCATCACGGACAACAACGGGGAGTTCCTGAGTATTACCGATACTGGCATTGGGCTAACCCGCGTCGAGGCGGAGACGCTGCTATCCACAATCGGAGGGTCGTCGAAACGCGACGAGTTTGGGCTGGCTCGCAGCGAGTTTTTGGGGCAGTTTGGCATCGGTTTGTTGTCGTGTTTCATGGTTTCGCTGGAGATCACGGTATTTTCCCGTTCCGCCAAGCCGGATGCACCAGAAGATGTGGTGCTGTGGCAGGGCCGGTCGGATGGCACCTGGACCGTGCGCACAGCGTTGCCGGAGGAAGTGCCCGCAGAACTGCAGGGTCCAGGTACCACGATTGTGTTGAAGTCCCTGCCGGGGGAACGTTTTTTTGACTACCCAGTAGTGAGCAAGCTTATTGATCACTATGGCCGTCTGCTGCCGGTGGATGTGACGTGCGAACGCCGCTCTCAGGATGCGGAGCATTTGTCGGCACAGCCTGCGCCGTGGGAAATGTCGCTTGATGATCAGCAGCGTTGGTGCATTGATAACTTTGGTTTTCAGCCATTTGCGTGCATTCCGCTAGAAGTCCCCGTCTCGGGGGTCCGCGGGGTGGCGTTTATTATTCCGCAGGGGGCTCACCCAGGACAGTTGCTCAAGCACCACGTGTATTTGCGACGCATGTTGCTCAGCACGCATGTCACCGATCTGCTCCCCGAGTGGGCGTATTTTGCCCGCGTTGTGGTGGACACGGAGTTTCTGCGCCCCACGGCCTCCCGGGAGTCCCTGTTTGATGATTCGCTGTTGGAGGAAACTCGACAGGAGCTGGGTGACAGTATTCGGCAATGGCTCGGTGACCTCGCCGAATACTACCCGTTACAGTTTCAAGAGTTCGTGGCACTTCATGTACACGGTTTGAAGGCGCTGGCTCTCACCGATGACAAGACCCGTGAACTGGTGTGTTCGGCGGTGCCGTTCCAAACATCGTTGGGTATGAAAACCCTACAGGAGGTGCTTGAGGAGCACGGGGGAATCCGTTTTACCAGCACCGATAGTCAGTTCCGTGCCCTGCTTCCAGTGGCCTCGGCGAGTGAACTGTGCATTGTCAACGCTGGGTTTGCCTTTGATGAAGAGCTGTTAGCACAGGTTCAGCTGGATCACCCTGGCCTGGGCATTAGCGAATTGGACCCGCTAGAGGTGCTAGGGGTGCTGGAGAAACCCAACGGCACCGATGCCACCGCTCTGCGCCCGCTTCTCGACGCCGCGTCGGCAGCCCTCGGTGATAAAGCCTCGCCCCAAATCCGCCAGTTCCAGCCGTCCACCATGCCCGTCTTATACTTGCCCAACTCAGATGTTGCTGGTAAAGCGATTGAACAACGCGCCATCGATGAAGCCGTCGGGGCTTTTGAGGGGCTGGTGGACCTGATGAATGGTGCCACTTTGGACAACGACGGCATGGACACTCCCCAGCTAATTTTCAACGCTAACTGCACCCTTAATCACCAGTTGGCGGGCAGTACCTCTCAACAACCACAGATTGTTGAATCTGCCATTCGGGGGCTGTTTGTTCAGGCTCTACTCGCCGGAAAGCATCCCATGGACTCTACCGTCCGCGCTTGGTCCACGCAGGTGTTCAGCAACCTGATCACCGCCTCACTCCGCTGA
- a CDS encoding PspA/IM30 family protein, which produces MANPFSKGWKYLAASLDRAIDENADPKVQIQQAIDAAKSQHQAILDQAAAVLGNKRQLEMKLNKLVKDQTAAQEKARAAIVAADEAAAAGDTDRAADLNGVAEVLATQLVTVEQQLEDTKALYAQAETAAEQAKKQVKESEARLHDQMSQINELAAQADQAALQETTVKAMDSIGQFSKDDSVPTLDAVREKIERRYANALGAQELTEQNISGRMAEISQSGQDTLAAARLAEIRAELGGAQTEEKPKELEASTEDEVVEEDTVAADSTTEVDADDVETVVEEEGTEDGIVEADVEDGDVDKPQEQDEEEAATEAPASSDKADS; this is translated from the coding sequence ATGGCAAACCCCTTCAGCAAAGGCTGGAAATACTTAGCTGCCTCCCTCGATCGCGCGATTGATGAAAACGCTGATCCGAAAGTGCAGATTCAGCAAGCCATTGACGCGGCGAAAAGCCAGCACCAGGCCATACTCGATCAGGCAGCGGCCGTTCTAGGTAATAAGCGCCAATTGGAAATGAAACTAAATAAGTTGGTGAAGGATCAGACTGCGGCTCAGGAAAAAGCACGTGCTGCCATTGTTGCTGCCGATGAGGCTGCCGCTGCAGGTGACACTGACCGCGCCGCCGACCTTAATGGGGTGGCAGAGGTTTTGGCTACCCAACTGGTGACTGTCGAACAGCAACTTGAAGACACCAAGGCGCTATACGCCCAGGCAGAAACCGCTGCAGAACAAGCCAAAAAGCAGGTTAAAGAGTCCGAGGCTCGCCTGCATGATCAGATGAGCCAAATCAATGAACTGGCTGCTCAAGCTGATCAGGCTGCGCTGCAAGAAACTACCGTTAAGGCAATGGATTCTATTGGGCAGTTCTCAAAGGACGATTCAGTGCCCACACTAGATGCGGTGCGTGAAAAGATTGAGCGCCGCTACGCTAACGCGCTCGGTGCCCAGGAACTCACGGAACAGAACATTAGTGGGCGAATGGCGGAAATTTCTCAAAGCGGGCAAGATACTCTTGCCGCTGCGCGTCTTGCTGAAATACGCGCTGAACTCGGTGGTGCACAAACCGAGGAGAAGCCCAAGGAACTGGAAGCATCTACTGAGGATGAGGTTGTTGAAGAAGACACTGTAGCCGCCGACTCAACCACCGAGGTTGATGCAGACGATGTGGAAACGGTGGTTGAGGAAGAGGGTACTGAAGACGGCATCGTGGAGGCTGACGTTGAGGACGGCGACGTCGACAAGCCACAGGAGCAGGATGAAGAAGAAGCCGCCACTGAAGCCCCAGCCTCATCTGACAAGGCTGATAGTTAG
- the trxA gene encoding thioredoxin: MATIDLNETNIQDTISKDGTVIIDFWAPWCGPCRGFAPIFEKSSEAHPDVVFGKVNTEDEQGIAGVFEIQSIPTLVVFRDGIPLYRHSGALQPQDLETLLSQVAALDMDEVRQKVAEATGNAEESE, encoded by the coding sequence ATGGCCACTATTGATCTGAACGAAACAAACATCCAAGACACCATCAGCAAAGATGGGACAGTCATTATCGATTTTTGGGCGCCCTGGTGCGGTCCGTGCCGTGGTTTTGCTCCCATTTTTGAGAAGTCCTCTGAAGCTCATCCGGATGTTGTGTTCGGCAAGGTGAACACTGAAGACGAGCAGGGAATCGCGGGCGTTTTTGAAATTCAGTCCATTCCTACGCTTGTGGTGTTCCGCGACGGAATCCCGCTCTACCGACACAGCGGTGCTCTTCAACCGCAGGATCTGGAAACCCTGCTCAGCCAGGTCGCCGCACTGGATATGGATGAGGTGCGGCAGAAAGTCGCTGAGGCTACTGGCAATGCAGAAGAGTCTGAATAA
- a CDS encoding heavy-metal-associated domain-containing protein encodes MSSTTYTVSGMTCEHCAASVKEEISAIPGVESVTVDLESGSVAVDGTGFTDDAVDAAIREAGYTLVR; translated from the coding sequence ATGAGTAGCACAACCTACACAGTTTCAGGCATGACCTGCGAGCACTGCGCAGCGTCTGTCAAAGAAGAAATCTCCGCCATTCCTGGTGTGGAATCCGTCACCGTTGACCTTGAATCCGGTTCTGTGGCTGTTGATGGCACCGGCTTCACCGATGATGCCGTTGATGCAGCCATCCGGGAAGCTGGATACACTCTCGTGCGTTGA